GCTGGAGCGTTGTAGACTGGAGAAGTGTAAGCCGGTGTGTAGGGACTAGCTTTGGCGTAGGCGGGGGCCTTGTATTCGGGATACTGGGCCTCTCCTTCGTACTTGACATCAGCGACGTTGCCGTTCTCGTCGGCCTTGTACGACACGAACTGGGTGCGGCCGTCGGGGAGCTCGACGCGGTAAGATCCGCTCGTCACTCGGCCATCAGCTTGCTCGGCGTGATCGAAATCTGTGTACGTTTCCTTATCTTTGACGTCGTAACCGAAGCTGTACGGCTGCGGAccctgaaaacaaaatgtccaTAAAATccagaattgaattttatttgttatttggtAAATCATCAATGATGAAAATCATTCACGTGAGTGACTTCTTCGTATTTGGCGGCCGTCTTGTAGGAATTGGCGGCAGCAACGGCGAAGAGGGCGGTCAGGATGAAAAACTGGAATAATTAACACGgtcgaataatttttaatttcattttttgctgTCGCCATCAGAAGTAAATGGCGATTTTTACCTTCATGATGTTGGAGGGTTGTGTATATTTTTAAGTCAGGTGTCGGACTGATGCCTTAAGCCAAGAGGCGAACCTTTTTTATAGCAACGTGACTTGACTGtcgaaacgaaaaattatGGGAGGTGCTGCTGTTACTCCGCGGTTATACCGTGAGCGAAAGTGAAGGAGGTGAATAAACGAAAGGTGGAATGCTCCACATTTGTTCATATATCTGCCCTGCATGTAGTTCAAGTACACAAGGGCGGAGGCTGCTGATGATCTGATCCGGGAGAACGGCAGTGACTCTTCTGAATTGGGATCCGTATCGATTATATGCCCAGCATCCTTGTAAGGAGGATACTAACTCGTCAACCATCCATCGAATCATTttctaaaacacaaaaatggcattattcaaatttctagaTAGTCCGCCGACAGCAGTCGGGGTGGTGCGCAGTCGGTCAATtccggttttttctttaaaaagtcTGCCGCGACTTTAATATAATGAAAGTGAAGCAATTtctgttaattttcttctgtAGAATTTCAAACGTGAGTCAAGGGAGAGGCAGAAATTGAGAAACTTCGAATTTCCCAAAGTTGCAGCAGACACAGCCCAAAATGCTCTAGAACTTGCAACAGCAGAAGAAAATGTAGACGTTATTAAACCAGCGACAGGAAAGTTAACCAAGCTTGACTTGttccacaaaaaaatgaataaaagataagaTGACTAGATTAAATTCGTACAATCAACCTTGAGATCAGTTAGACCTCATTTTGAGCTTGCCAGAACGCCCATCGGCAAATTTTGAAAGGTTCGTTCTCCGACAACAAAATGACAAtagaaaattggttttttgttcACTTCGCGTGTCGTTAACTGGGACTGTCAATTAATCAATTCAACAAGGACACTTGATCGCCGATCTGCAAGCCCAGAATTTCGAATAGATGTTAGAATAAAACGGGAGAACAAAGAcacaaaagagattttttgtttgtttgctaaaaCTATTTAAACTGAGGTTGTAATAAAGAAAGACGGTAGTATCGTTGccgacacaatttttttttaatgatgtttttattaaataatcaatttaGAATATAGTCCATACGTCATTAtggaaatttaatatttagaGTAGGCTGCTGGGGCTTTGTATGAGGGGGCAGCGACGTAAGAAGTTTTAGGCTTGTAGGCCGGGGCGGTGTAAGCGGGAGCAGAGTAAGCGGGGGCCTTGTAGACTGGGGCAGAGTAGACGGGGGCAACGTAGGCGGGGGCTTTGTATTCAGGGGCCTTGTAGGCTGGGGCAGAGTAAGCCGGAGCGGGGTAGGAAGCAGCCTTGTATTGCTTCTCGACGTACTCGGGGTATTTGGCCTCTCCTTCGTATTTCACATCGGCGGTGTATCCGTCCTTATCGGCCTTGTAGGTGACGATTTGGGTGC
This region of Daphnia pulex isolate KAP4 chromosome 9, ASM2113471v1 genomic DNA includes:
- the LOC124203063 gene encoding cuticle protein 8-like — protein: MKFFILTALFAVAAANSYKTAAKYEEVTHGPQPYSFGYDVKDKETYTDFDHAEQADGRVTSGSYRVELPDGRTQFVSYKADENGNVADVKYEGEAQYPEYKAPAYAKASPYTPAYTSPVYNAPAYAGLSFPQYKTPSTYPAYPKL
- the LOC124203059 gene encoding cuticle protein 18.6-like, whose protein sequence is MKFFIIAALVAVAAAADYAPKYEAPKYEKATYTPAYAPKYEAKYEEVTYAPQPYSFEYDVQDKESYNDFLHSEKSDYNVVTGVYRVALPDGRTQIVTYKADKDGYTADVKYEGEAKYPEYVEKQYKAASYPAPAYSAPAYKAPEYKAPAYVAPVYSAPVYKAPAYSAPAYTAPAYKPKTSYVAAPSYKAPAAYSKY